The genomic interval AACAATTGAAAGCGTTTGGCGACCCAGATCGTTTCCCGCTTCGACGCGTTATTACGATTGGTTATTATGCTTTGGTAAAACGCGAAGATTATAATATTAAAGCAGGTTTTACGGCTTCGGATGCAAAATGGTACAAGATCAATAACATTCCGGATTTGATTTATGATCACAATGAAATTCTTGCTTATAGTTTAAAACACCTTCGAAACAGAGTTCGTCAGGCTCCAATTGGGTTTAATCTTTTACCTGAAAAATTTACTTTATTGCAATTGATGCATTTGTATGAAGAGATTTTAGGAATCGAAATGGACAAATCTAATTTCCGTCGAAAAATTCTGCACATGAAATTATTGGTTGCTTTAGACGAAAAACAACAAGATGTTTCGCATAGAGCTGCCAAATTGTATAAATTTGATTCGGCAATTTACAAGAAGCTTACTGAAAAAGGATTTAATTTTGAATTTTAATGACATTTTTATCTTCTAAAAATATTCTTGAAACTAATACTGTTTTAAATGCAAATGCGCAATTAGTTATTGAAGGCATTTCGATCGACTGTGTCATTTTTTCTTTTGATAAAAAAAATCTTGAAATTCTTTTAGTACAACACGCCGAAGGAGAAAGCATTGGTAAATGGGGACTTTTGGGAGGACATTTATATCCGGAAGAAAGTGTTGATAATGCTGCATTGCGAATATTATATGAACTAACAAGTCTTGACAATATTTATCTGGAACAGCTAAAAGCTTTTACAGATCCTGATCGTGTAAAAAGTACCAGAGTTATTACAGTTGGTTATTATACTTTGCTAAATCGGGAAGATTATAATATTAAAGCAGGTAATTCTGTAATTGAAGCGAAATGGCACAAGATTAATGAGATTCCGAATCTAATTTTTGATCATAACGAAATTCTGCAATTTAGTTTAATGCAATTGCGTAATCGCGTTCGTCAGGCTCCAATAGGATTTAATTTGTTACCTGAAAAATTCACCTTACTACAATTAATGCATTTGTATGAGGAGATACTAGGAATCGAATTAGACAAATCTAATTTCCGTAGAAAGATTCTTCATATGAAATTACTTGTTCCGCTTGAAGAAAAACAACAGGATGTTTCGCATAGAGCTGCCAAATTATACAAATTTGATGAAGCTATTTATAAGAAATTGACTGAAAAAGGATTTAATTTTGAATTTTAAGGTATAATTTGAATTCCAAACTCCAACAATCCAACAACTACATTCCAGAATCCAAAACTTTGCGCTATCTTTGCGGATTAATAACACGCTCTACAGCAATTGCTCTGGCGCAAATTCATACCCGAAAATACATAAACTCGCATAGAGAATTGACATATATAAAATGAAGAAGATACGTAACTTTTGCATTATTGCACACATTGACCACGGTAAAAGTACACTGGCAGACCGATTATTGGGCGCTACACAAACCGTTACAGCTCGTGAAGAAAAAGCACAATTGCTTGACAACATGGATCTGGAGCGCGAGCGTGGAATCACC from uncultured Flavobacterium sp. carries:
- a CDS encoding NUDIX domain-containing protein, which produces MVKNVTEDSVLKSEQTAMNAITIDCVIFGFDKGSLEVLLVQHGEGISKGKWGLPGGWIYKKESTDNAAHRLLNELTGLDNIYLEQLKAFGDPDRFPLRRVITIGYYALVKREDYNIKAGFTASDAKWYKINNIPDLIYDHNEILAYSLKHLRNRVRQAPIGFNLLPEKFTLLQLMHLYEEILGIEMDKSNFRRKILHMKLLVALDEKQQDVSHRAAKLYKFDSAIYKKLTEKGFNFEF
- a CDS encoding NUDIX domain-containing protein, translating into MTFLSSKNILETNTVLNANAQLVIEGISIDCVIFSFDKKNLEILLVQHAEGESIGKWGLLGGHLYPEESVDNAALRILYELTSLDNIYLEQLKAFTDPDRVKSTRVITVGYYTLLNREDYNIKAGNSVIEAKWHKINEIPNLIFDHNEILQFSLMQLRNRVRQAPIGFNLLPEKFTLLQLMHLYEEILGIELDKSNFRRKILHMKLLVPLEEKQQDVSHRAAKLYKFDEAIYKKLTEKGFNFEF